The following are encoded in a window of Aromatoleum petrolei genomic DNA:
- the gatA gene encoding Asp-tRNA(Asn)/Glu-tRNA(Gln) amidotransferase subunit GatA, translating into MINASLTELRAALDAKKISSVELATLFLDRIAAHNPTLNAFITVDRDGAIEAARAADARIAAGQAGPLTGIPLAHKDVFCTEGVLTTCGSKMLSNFVSPYDAHVVSLLKAAGAVNLGKTNMDEFAMGSSNENSHYGPVKNPWDTTRIPGGSSGGSAAAVAARLAPIATGTDTGGSVRQPAGHTGITGIKPTYGVVSRYGMIAYASSLDQGGAFGASAADCAQLLTAMAGFDERDSTSLERPAEDYAREIAAPASDKPLAGLRIGLPREFFAEGMAEDVRAAVEAALEQYRRLGASTVEVSLPNAKLAIPAYYVIAPAEASSNLSRFDGVRYGHRAAEYRDLAEMYAKSRAEGFGAEVKRRILVGTYVLSHGYYDAYYLQAQKLRRLIAQDFQAAFRQCDVIAGPTSPTTAWAIGEKTDDPVQMYLSDIYTIAVNLAGLPGLSHPCGFGAGKLPVGLQLIGDYFGEARLLGTAHQYQHATDWHLRRPG; encoded by the coding sequence ATGATCAACGCCAGCCTCACCGAACTGCGCGCCGCGCTGGACGCGAAGAAGATCTCCAGCGTCGAGCTCGCGACGCTCTTCCTCGACCGCATCGCCGCGCACAACCCGACACTCAACGCCTTCATCACGGTCGACCGCGACGGCGCGATCGAGGCCGCGCGGGCCGCCGACGCGCGCATCGCCGCCGGCCAGGCCGGTCCTCTCACCGGCATCCCGCTCGCGCACAAAGACGTATTTTGCACCGAAGGCGTGCTCACGACCTGCGGCTCGAAGATGCTGTCGAACTTCGTCAGCCCCTACGACGCGCACGTCGTCTCGCTGCTCAAGGCCGCCGGCGCGGTGAACCTGGGCAAGACCAACATGGACGAGTTCGCGATGGGCTCGTCGAACGAGAACTCGCACTACGGCCCGGTGAAGAACCCCTGGGATACGACGCGCATCCCTGGCGGCTCCTCAGGCGGCTCGGCCGCCGCGGTCGCCGCGCGCCTGGCGCCGATCGCCACCGGCACCGACACCGGCGGCTCGGTGCGCCAGCCCGCCGGCCACACCGGCATCACCGGCATCAAACCCACCTACGGCGTCGTCAGCCGGTACGGCATGATTGCCTACGCCAGCTCGCTCGACCAGGGCGGCGCCTTCGGCGCCTCCGCTGCGGACTGCGCACAGCTCCTGACCGCGATGGCGGGCTTCGACGAGCGTGACTCCACGAGCCTCGAGCGCCCCGCCGAGGACTACGCGCGCGAGATCGCCGCACCCGCCTCCGACAAACCGCTCGCGGGCCTGCGGATCGGCCTGCCGCGCGAATTCTTTGCCGAAGGCATGGCTGAGGACGTGCGCGCCGCGGTCGAGGCCGCGCTCGAGCAGTACCGCAGGCTCGGGGCGAGCACCGTCGAGGTGAGCCTCCCGAACGCCAAACTCGCGATCCCCGCCTACTACGTGATCGCCCCGGCCGAGGCCTCCAGCAACCTGTCGCGCTTCGACGGCGTGCGCTACGGCCACCGCGCGGCCGAATACCGGGACCTCGCCGAGATGTACGCGAAGAGCCGCGCCGAAGGCTTCGGCGCCGAAGTGAAGCGCCGCATCCTGGTCGGCACCTACGTGCTGTCGCACGGCTACTACGACGCCTACTACCTGCAGGCACAGAAGCTGCGCCGCCTGATCGCGCAGGACTTCCAGGCCGCCTTCCGGCAATGCGACGTGATCGCCGGCCCGACCAGCCCGACCACCGCGTGGGCGATCGGCGAGAAAACCGACGACCCGGTGCAGATGTACCTGTCGGACATCTACACCATCGCCGTAAACCTCGCCGGCCTGCCCGGCCTGTCGCATCCCTGCGGCTTCGGCGCCGGCAAGCTGCCGGTCGGCCTGCAGCTCATCGGCGACTACTTCGGCGAAGCGCGCCTGCTGGGCACCGCGCACCAGTACCAGCACGCGACCGACTGGCACCTGCGCCGTCCGGGCTGA